One segment of Streptosporangium brasiliense DNA contains the following:
- the pknB gene encoding Stk1 family PASTA domain-containing Ser/Thr kinase encodes MTQPRRLGDRYELDGVVGRGGMAEVYRARDIRLDRIVAIKTLRADLARDHIFQARFRREAQSAASLNHPSIVAVYDTGEDVAGGAPVPYIVMEFVDGRTLRDLLRADRRLLPERAAELVDGILRALDYSHRGGIVHRDIKPANIMITNNGDVKVMDFGIARAMADSAATMTQTAQVIGTAQYLSPEQARGERVDARSDIYSTGCVLYELLTGQPPFTGDSPVAIAYQHVREDPIPPSQIDPDIPKWADAIVLKAMAKDPAHRYQSAGEMRADIQRAMSGMPMDAQTMALANNYGAATRTMQQAPAPGGPATQRTTAVPAYEYGTEEGGRGERGRRRQQSGGGNTAVKTAAWILVPLLVIGAFIGVGYMFLSSPGDSTAGSKVKIPSLTSQTAASATKTLEGLGLKVKRVDKYDEELEKGTVIDTDPASGTEVDKNSEVTLTVSKGVEKVEVPNVVNMTADEAKAALEGAGFVPSLRTKVSSAPQGKVIESDPEAGKQAPKGSTVQIYVPKEAAEVPGVVNLTVGDAKRMLKEAGFRYKVVEQESDLPEGTVLSQAPEAGAKLQPGTTITLVVSSGQAPEPTEPATPPTQDPNITEDPQPDTQPTDQQTEDPFVEDPPSDDLGG; translated from the coding sequence ATGACTCAGCCTCGACGCCTCGGCGATCGCTACGAGCTTGACGGCGTCGTCGGGCGTGGCGGCATGGCCGAGGTATATCGCGCCCGAGACATCCGGCTGGATCGGATCGTCGCCATCAAGACCCTCCGCGCGGACCTGGCGAGAGACCACATCTTCCAGGCCCGTTTCCGCCGGGAGGCGCAGTCCGCCGCGTCACTGAACCACCCGTCCATCGTCGCTGTCTACGACACCGGCGAGGACGTGGCGGGCGGGGCGCCGGTGCCGTACATCGTGATGGAGTTCGTCGACGGCCGCACGCTGCGCGACCTGCTCCGCGCCGACCGGCGGCTGCTGCCCGAGCGGGCGGCCGAACTGGTCGACGGGATCCTGCGGGCGCTGGACTACAGCCACCGCGGCGGCATCGTCCACCGGGACATCAAGCCGGCGAACATCATGATCACCAACAACGGCGACGTCAAGGTGATGGACTTCGGCATCGCCCGCGCGATGGCCGACTCGGCGGCGACCATGACGCAGACCGCCCAGGTCATCGGCACGGCACAGTATCTGTCGCCGGAGCAGGCCAGGGGCGAGCGGGTCGACGCCCGCAGCGACATCTACTCCACCGGCTGCGTGCTGTACGAGCTGCTGACCGGGCAGCCGCCGTTCACCGGCGACTCCCCCGTCGCGATCGCCTACCAGCACGTGCGCGAGGACCCGATCCCGCCGTCGCAGATCGACCCGGACATCCCCAAGTGGGCCGACGCCATCGTGCTCAAGGCGATGGCCAAGGACCCCGCTCATCGCTACCAGAGCGCCGGGGAGATGCGGGCCGACATCCAGCGGGCGATGTCCGGCATGCCGATGGACGCCCAGACGATGGCGCTGGCCAACAACTACGGCGCGGCCACCCGGACCATGCAGCAGGCCCCCGCCCCCGGCGGACCGGCCACCCAGCGCACCACCGCCGTCCCGGCCTACGAATACGGCACCGAGGAGGGCGGGCGCGGCGAGCGCGGCCGGCGCCGGCAGCAGAGCGGCGGGGGCAACACCGCGGTCAAGACCGCCGCGTGGATCCTGGTCCCGCTGCTGGTCATCGGTGCCTTCATCGGCGTGGGCTACATGTTCCTGAGCTCCCCCGGCGACTCCACCGCCGGCAGCAAGGTCAAGATCCCGTCACTGACCTCGCAGACCGCGGCCTCGGCGACCAAGACGCTGGAAGGGCTGGGTCTGAAGGTCAAGCGGGTCGACAAATACGACGAGGAGCTGGAGAAGGGCACGGTCATCGACACCGACCCGGCCTCCGGCACCGAGGTCGACAAGAACAGCGAGGTCACGCTCACCGTCTCCAAGGGTGTGGAGAAGGTCGAGGTGCCCAACGTGGTCAACATGACCGCGGACGAGGCCAAGGCGGCCCTGGAGGGCGCGGGCTTCGTCCCGAGCCTGCGGACCAAGGTCTCCAGCGCCCCGCAGGGCAAGGTGATCGAGAGCGACCCCGAGGCGGGCAAGCAGGCCCCCAAGGGCAGCACAGTCCAGATCTACGTCCCCAAGGAGGCCGCTGAGGTGCCGGGCGTGGTCAACCTCACGGTCGGCGACGCCAAGCGGATGCTCAAGGAGGCGGGCTTCCGATACAAGGTCGTCGAGCAGGAGAGCGACCTGCCGGAGGGCACCGTGCTCAGCCAGGCGCCCGAGGCCGGCGCCAAGCTCCAGCCTGGCACCACGATCACGCTGGTCGTCTCCAGCGGGCAGGCCCCGGAGCCGACCGAGCCGGCGACGCCCCCGACCCAGGACCCGAACATCACCGAGGACCCGCAGCCGGACACCCAGCCGACGGATCAGCAGACCGAGGACCCGTTCGTCGAGGACCCGCCCAGCGACGACCTGGGCGGCTGA
- a CDS encoding serine/threonine-protein kinase, translated as MTALLGGRYRPLGRIATGGMGEVWRARDELLGREVAVKLLRRHVAADPAFRERFRREARIAAGLADPGIAQVFDYGEADDVAYLVMELVPGESLAGILARDGRLSAGNTLDVVYQTARALQAAHSSGIIHRDIKPGNLLVTGAGVIKITDFGIARALEGSSMTQTGTVLGTAQYVSPEQASGEPLTFATDVYSLGVVAYECLAGRPPFVAETQVAIALMHLSEDPPPLPGSVPRAVREMVTACLSKDPERRPAGARELAGRAYALRGSLAPAGAADLAMLTDPAGWRAEPAGEWPREVTSALAASPPAPPGPAAGSGPGGPAGDSRPATARTARTVPRRRGLRRRTVIAAAAGCAAAVGLGALAVHNLTDRPGDSRPEEPAVRLSPITKTPTVRPSRTKPATSRSPVPPAKPTRPSPTPSATVSTSVKPSPRPTTSPSPSPSPSPTTSTPTPTAPTATPSLTPSTTPGTGDTEPPNGET; from the coding sequence ATGACCGCGTTGCTCGGGGGCCGATACCGCCCGCTGGGGCGGATCGCGACGGGCGGCATGGGCGAGGTCTGGCGGGCCAGGGACGAACTGCTCGGCCGCGAGGTGGCGGTGAAGCTGCTGCGCCGGCACGTGGCGGCCGATCCGGCCTTCCGCGAGCGGTTCCGTCGCGAGGCCAGGATCGCGGCGGGGCTGGCCGACCCCGGCATCGCCCAGGTCTTCGACTACGGCGAGGCCGACGACGTCGCCTACCTCGTGATGGAGCTGGTCCCCGGCGAGTCGCTGGCCGGCATCCTGGCGCGCGACGGCAGGCTGAGCGCCGGCAACACCCTCGACGTGGTCTACCAGACCGCCAGGGCCCTGCAGGCGGCGCACAGCTCGGGGATCATCCACCGGGACATCAAGCCGGGCAACCTGCTGGTCACCGGGGCCGGAGTGATCAAGATCACGGATTTCGGCATCGCCAGGGCGCTGGAGGGCTCGTCGATGACCCAGACGGGCACCGTGCTCGGCACCGCCCAGTACGTCAGCCCCGAGCAGGCGTCAGGAGAGCCGCTGACCTTCGCGACCGACGTCTACTCGCTCGGCGTGGTCGCCTACGAGTGCCTGGCCGGCCGCCCGCCGTTCGTCGCCGAGACGCAGGTGGCGATCGCGCTCATGCATCTCAGCGAGGATCCGCCGCCGCTGCCCGGGAGCGTGCCCCGGGCGGTGCGGGAGATGGTCACCGCGTGCCTGTCGAAGGACCCCGAGCGGCGGCCGGCCGGGGCCCGGGAGCTGGCCGGCCGGGCATACGCGCTGCGCGGCTCGCTCGCCCCGGCGGGCGCCGCCGACCTGGCCATGCTCACCGATCCGGCGGGGTGGCGGGCGGAGCCCGCCGGCGAATGGCCGCGGGAGGTCACCTCCGCCCTGGCCGCCTCCCCGCCGGCGCCTCCCGGCCCGGCCGCGGGGTCCGGCCCCGGCGGGCCGGCCGGGGACTCCCGTCCGGCCACCGCGAGGACGGCACGGACCGTCCCACGGCGCCGGGGCCTGCGCCGGAGGACGGTGATCGCCGCCGCCGCGGGGTGCGCCGCCGCCGTCGGACTGGGCGCGCTGGCGGTCCACAACCTGACCGACCGCCCCGGCGACAGCAGGCCGGAGGAGCCCGCCGTCCGGCTGAGCCCGATCACCAAAACCCCGACGGTCCGGCCGAGCAGGACCAAGCCGGCGACGAGCAGATCGCCCGTCCCACCGGCGAAGCCGACCCGTCCTTCGCCCACGCCGTCGGCTACGGTAAGCACATCGGTCAAACCCAGCCCCCGGCCGACCACGTCGCCATCGCCCAGCCCCAGCCCCAGCCCGACTACCTCGACTCCGACGCCCACCGCCCCGACGGCGACACCGAGCCTCACACCGAGCACCACTCCCGGCACCGGCGACACAGAGCCGCCAAACGGGGAGACGTGA
- a CDS encoding peptidoglycan D,D-transpeptidase FtsI family protein produces the protein MNSPLKRVALACLLMFGLLMLNVNYLQAVRADDLRADSRNVRNFYDRYQVERGRITAGDKVLAESVDTGDNTFRYARRYPEGKVYAPITGFFAPESTRDMERAENDLLDGTSADLLIRRSIDLFTAKKTKGANVDLTINPKAQEAAYKALGASGKKGSLVALDPKTGAILAMVSIPSYDPNPLSKADKAAVNKAYNKLAEDKDQPLLNRAIERTYPPGSTFKVVTMAAYLESDDTIGPQTQVDAPQRLDLPNTTADLPNYGGAACGAGRVTLTFALERSCNTPFGKIAIDLGYDAINDQAEKFGIGGDALEIPLPVVASDFGPEEDKAALAQASIGQRSNQMTPLQMAMVAAGIANNGVVMKPYLVNKIADAEGGEIESADPTELSTAVSEDTARKLQEMMVSVVNNGTASAAQIPGVTVGGKTGTAETAPGRDPHAWFISFAPAEDPKVALALIVESGSAGDDASGGHTAAPIAKSVMEAVLGR, from the coding sequence ATGAACAGTCCCCTCAAGCGCGTCGCCCTGGCCTGCCTGCTCATGTTCGGCCTGCTCATGCTCAACGTGAACTACCTGCAGGCCGTGCGGGCGGACGACCTGCGGGCGGACTCGCGCAACGTCCGCAACTTCTACGACCGCTACCAGGTCGAGCGCGGCCGGATCACCGCGGGCGACAAGGTGCTCGCCGAGTCCGTCGACACCGGCGACAACACCTTCCGCTACGCACGGCGCTACCCCGAGGGCAAGGTCTACGCGCCCATCACCGGGTTCTTCGCCCCGGAGAGCACCCGCGACATGGAGCGGGCCGAGAACGACCTGCTCGACGGCACCAGCGCCGACCTGCTCATCCGGCGCAGCATCGACCTGTTCACCGCCAAGAAGACCAAGGGCGCCAACGTCGACCTGACGATCAACCCCAAGGCGCAGGAGGCGGCCTACAAGGCGCTCGGCGCCAGCGGCAAGAAGGGCTCACTGGTCGCGCTCGACCCGAAGACCGGGGCGATCCTCGCCATGGTCTCGATCCCCTCCTACGACCCCAACCCGCTGTCCAAGGCGGACAAGGCCGCGGTCAACAAGGCCTACAACAAGCTGGCCGAGGACAAGGACCAGCCGCTGCTGAACCGGGCGATCGAGCGCACCTACCCGCCGGGCTCGACCTTCAAGGTCGTCACCATGGCGGCCTACCTGGAGAGCGACGACACCATCGGCCCGCAGACCCAGGTGGACGCCCCGCAGCGGCTCGACCTGCCCAACACCACCGCCGACCTGCCCAACTACGGCGGTGCGGCGTGCGGCGCCGGGCGCGTGACGCTGACGTTCGCGCTGGAGCGGTCCTGCAACACGCCGTTCGGCAAGATCGCCATAGACCTCGGCTACGACGCCATCAACGACCAGGCCGAGAAGTTCGGCATCGGCGGCGACGCGCTGGAGATCCCGCTGCCGGTCGTGGCCAGCGACTTCGGTCCCGAGGAGGACAAGGCCGCGCTCGCCCAGGCCTCGATCGGCCAGCGCAGCAACCAGATGACCCCGCTGCAGATGGCCATGGTCGCCGCGGGCATCGCCAACAACGGCGTGGTCATGAAGCCCTACCTGGTCAACAAGATCGCCGACGCGGAGGGCGGCGAGATCGAGAGCGCCGACCCCACCGAGCTCAGCACCGCGGTCAGCGAGGACACCGCGCGCAAGCTCCAGGAGATGATGGTCAGCGTCGTCAACAACGGCACCGCCAGCGCCGCGCAGATCCCCGGAGTGACCGTCGGCGGCAAGACCGGCACCGCCGAGACCGCCCCGGGCCGGGACCCGCACGCGTGGTTCATCTCCTTCGCCCCCGCCGAGGACCCCAAGGTGGCCCTCGCGCTCATCGTCGAGTCCGGCAGCGCCGGTGACGACGCCTCCGGAGGTCACACCGCCGCGCCCATCGCCAAGAGCGTGATGGAAGCGGTGCTGGGTAGATGA
- a CDS encoding FtsW/RodA/SpoVE family cell cycle protein — MSTPSVEPVPLPAKRRLAQLAMLAFAVVIVMFAYANVGLAIDKQIPSGMLTYGLSLGGFMLAAYLVLARFAPWADPLILPLVTLVNGLGLVMIYRLEQSKAFGASATTQLLWTAVGVVLFSVTLIVLRDHRALQRLTYTAGAVGLLLLISPLLPFIGKNINGARIWIEIPGLGQLQPAEFAKLALIVFFASYLVAKRDVLALAGRRLLFIDLPRARDLGPILIVWGLSLGVLILQKDLGSSLLIFGTFIAMLYIATQRTSWVLIGILLFVGGAILAGTIFEHVHARFEVYLNPADPELFNKVGGSEQLMQGLFAMATGGILGTGLGQGHPDRIPLAISDFIFPATGEELGLTGLMALLMVYALIVERGLRTSIAARDPFSKLLAGGLSFILAWQVFIIVGGVTNLIPLTGLVTPFMSQGGSALLANWILIALLVRMSDAARKPPPQAIQDEGMTQVFQR, encoded by the coding sequence ATGAGCACCCCAAGCGTCGAGCCCGTCCCCCTGCCCGCCAAACGTCGGCTGGCCCAGTTGGCGATGCTCGCCTTCGCGGTCGTGATCGTGATGTTCGCCTACGCCAACGTGGGGCTGGCGATCGACAAGCAGATCCCCTCGGGCATGCTCACCTACGGCCTCAGCCTGGGCGGGTTCATGCTGGCCGCCTACCTCGTGCTCGCCAGGTTCGCGCCCTGGGCCGACCCGCTGATCCTGCCCCTGGTGACGCTGGTCAACGGCCTCGGCCTGGTGATGATCTACCGCCTCGAACAGTCCAAGGCGTTCGGCGCCTCGGCCACCACCCAGCTCCTGTGGACGGCCGTCGGGGTCGTCCTGTTCAGCGTGACGCTGATCGTGCTGCGCGACCACCGCGCGCTGCAGCGGCTGACCTACACCGCCGGAGCCGTCGGACTCCTCCTGCTGATCTCGCCGCTGCTGCCGTTCATCGGCAAGAACATCAACGGCGCCCGGATCTGGATCGAGATCCCCGGCCTGGGCCAGCTCCAGCCCGCCGAGTTCGCCAAGCTCGCCCTGATCGTCTTCTTCGCCAGCTACCTGGTCGCCAAGCGCGACGTGCTGGCGCTGGCCGGGCGGCGGCTGCTCTTCATCGACCTGCCCCGCGCCCGTGACCTCGGCCCGATCCTCATCGTCTGGGGCCTCAGCCTGGGCGTGCTGATCCTGCAGAAGGACCTCGGCTCCTCCCTGCTGATCTTCGGCACGTTCATCGCGATGCTCTACATCGCCACCCAGCGCACCTCGTGGGTCCTGATCGGCATCCTGCTCTTCGTCGGCGGCGCGATCCTCGCTGGGACGATCTTCGAACACGTGCACGCCCGCTTCGAGGTCTACCTCAACCCGGCGGACCCGGAGCTCTTCAACAAGGTCGGCGGCAGCGAGCAGCTCATGCAGGGCCTGTTCGCCATGGCCACCGGCGGGATCCTCGGCACCGGGCTCGGCCAGGGTCACCCCGACAGGATCCCGCTGGCCATCTCCGACTTCATCTTCCCCGCCACCGGCGAGGAGCTGGGCCTGACCGGGCTGATGGCCCTGCTGATGGTCTACGCCCTGATCGTGGAGCGGGGCCTGCGCACCTCCATCGCGGCCCGCGACCCGTTCTCCAAGCTGCTGGCCGGCGGCCTGTCGTTCATCCTGGCCTGGCAGGTCTTCATCATCGTCGGCGGCGTCACCAACCTGATCCCGCTGACCGGCCTGGTCACCCCGTTCATGTCGCAGGGCGGTTCGGCGCTGCTGGCTAACTGGATCCTTATCGCGCTGTTGGTACGCATGTCGGATGCGGCGCGGAAACCGCCGCCCCAGGCCATCCAGGACGAAGGAATGACGCAGGTGTTCCAGCGATGA
- a CDS encoding Stp1/IreP family PP2C-type Ser/Thr phosphatase: MTIALRYAARSDVGLLREGNEDSAYASGRLLAVADGMGGHAHGEVASSVAIAAMSSLDEDPQGGDLLSAIEAAVREANRRLHDMVGRDPSLKGMGTTLTAMLWSGTRVALVHVGDSRAYLLRAGELYQITHDHTLVQSLVDDGRITQEEAATHPQRSILLRALDGSGEVDPDLSLREAQVGDRYLLCSDGLSGVVSAETMHQTLSTIDDPETVVRALIDLANRGGGPDNITCVLADVLEVDEGLALPVEAAVVGAAGSARPRTPPPDTPAGRAGVVTMPQPVIVDDDPEEPVVRAAGRPVRRRRAWPLLASVGGVVLVGGGLGWYFGSQWLDDQYFVGAKGDEIVVFQGVKTNIGPIELFDVARSTTESIKALGAFQQGQVRDGIPVASVDAGLKKIQELKSSAAKPDTKPETKPETKPETKPDGKTRQTSRPDGTATPEPTRSQ; encoded by the coding sequence ATGACCATCGCACTCCGTTACGCCGCCCGCTCCGACGTCGGCCTCCTCCGCGAAGGTAACGAGGACTCGGCGTACGCCAGCGGCCGACTGCTCGCCGTCGCCGACGGCATGGGCGGCCACGCACACGGCGAGGTGGCCAGCTCGGTCGCCATCGCCGCGATGTCCTCCCTCGACGAGGACCCGCAGGGGGGTGACCTGCTCAGCGCCATCGAGGCGGCGGTCAGGGAGGCCAACCGCAGACTGCACGACATGGTGGGGCGCGACCCGAGCCTCAAGGGCATGGGCACCACCCTGACCGCCATGCTGTGGTCCGGCACGAGGGTCGCCCTGGTCCACGTCGGCGACTCACGCGCCTACCTGCTGCGCGCCGGGGAGCTCTACCAGATCACCCACGACCACACCCTGGTGCAGTCGCTGGTGGACGACGGCCGGATCACCCAGGAGGAGGCCGCCACCCACCCGCAGCGCTCGATCCTGCTGCGGGCGCTCGACGGCAGCGGCGAGGTCGACCCCGACCTGTCCCTGCGCGAGGCCCAGGTCGGCGACCGCTACCTGCTCTGCTCCGACGGGCTGTCGGGGGTGGTGAGCGCGGAGACGATGCACCAGACGCTCTCCACGATCGACGACCCCGAGACGGTGGTCCGCGCGCTCATCGACCTGGCCAACCGCGGCGGCGGCCCCGACAACATCACCTGCGTGCTGGCCGACGTCCTGGAGGTCGACGAGGGGCTCGCCCTCCCCGTCGAGGCCGCCGTGGTGGGCGCCGCCGGGTCGGCCCGGCCGCGGACCCCGCCGCCGGACACCCCGGCCGGGCGCGCCGGCGTGGTCACCATGCCCCAGCCCGTCATCGTCGACGACGATCCCGAGGAGCCGGTCGTCAGGGCCGCCGGCCGGCCGGTCAGGCGCCGCCGGGCGTGGCCGCTTCTGGCCTCGGTGGGAGGCGTCGTCCTGGTCGGCGGCGGCCTAGGCTGGTACTTCGGGAGCCAGTGGCTCGACGATCAATACTTCGTAGGGGCGAAAGGGGATGAGATCGTGGTTTTCCAGGGCGTGAAGACCAATATCGGCCCCATCGAGCTCTTCGACGTCGCCCGGAGCACCACCGAGTCGATCAAGGCCCTCGGCGCGTTCCAGCAGGGCCAGGTCCGCGACGGCATCCCCGTCGCCAGCGTCGACGCGGGCCTGAAGAAGATCCAGGAGCTCAAGTCGTCCGCGGCGAAGCCTGACACCAAGCCCGAGACGAAGCCCGAGACGAAGCCCGAGACCAAGCCCGACGGGAAGACCAGGCAGACCTCCCGGCCGGACGGCACCGCAACCCCGGAACCCACAAGGTCACAGTAG
- a CDS encoding FHA domain-containing protein FhaB/FipA — protein MSELTLLLIRLAFLAVLWFFVIAAVGVIRTDLFGSRTTTAAPARKAAKPIKPAAKPKKGEPRQMVVIGGPLQGTTITLSETPITIGRATDATLVVSDDYASSKHARLFPQDGQWIVEDLGSTNGTYLDRSKVTRPTPVPLGVPIRIGKTVIELRK, from the coding sequence ATGTCCGAGCTCACGCTGCTGCTGATCCGGCTCGCGTTCCTCGCGGTGCTGTGGTTCTTCGTGATTGCCGCGGTCGGCGTGATCCGGACAGACTTGTTCGGATCCCGCACGACCACCGCCGCCCCCGCGCGCAAGGCTGCCAAGCCGATCAAGCCCGCGGCCAAACCCAAGAAGGGGGAGCCGCGGCAGATGGTCGTCATCGGTGGTCCCCTGCAAGGCACCACCATCACCCTCTCAGAGACGCCGATCACCATCGGCCGGGCGACCGACGCCACGCTGGTAGTCAGTGACGACTACGCCTCCAGCAAGCACGCCCGGCTCTTCCCCCAGGACGGTCAGTGGATCGTGGAAGATCTCGGTTCGACCAACGGCACATACCTCGACCGCTCCAAAGTCACCCGTCCGACCCCGGTGCCGCTCGGTGTTCCGATCCGCATCGGCAAGACCGTCATCGAATTGCGCAAATGA
- a CDS encoding FhaA domain-containing protein: MGVLQRFERRLEGLVEGAFARAFKSDLQPVEVASAVQREMDERAAIVAQGRTLVPNDFVVELSTTDSERLEVYADSISHELANLAREYAKEQGYSFVGPVRVRFETADDLAVGLFRIRSGVIRGATVEQDEIRQPVSDVPAAKPHAFGGRPRLLVSTQDDPQGQRSYDLTTPVTLLGRGTDCDLRLVDPGVSRHHAELRVEGPQVVLVDLGSTNGTFVNGQPVRRVELQNGTRVTLGRTTLVFRRD; the protein is encoded by the coding sequence GTGGGAGTCCTTCAGCGCTTCGAGCGGAGGCTCGAAGGTTTGGTTGAGGGAGCCTTTGCGCGGGCGTTCAAATCTGACCTTCAGCCGGTCGAGGTTGCCAGCGCGGTTCAGCGTGAGATGGACGAGCGTGCGGCGATCGTCGCACAAGGGCGCACGCTCGTGCCGAACGACTTCGTGGTCGAGCTGTCCACCACCGACAGCGAGCGCCTGGAGGTCTACGCCGACAGCATCAGCCACGAACTGGCCAACCTCGCCAGGGAGTACGCCAAGGAACAGGGCTACTCCTTCGTGGGACCGGTCCGGGTGCGCTTCGAGACGGCGGACGACCTGGCGGTCGGCCTGTTCCGGATCCGCTCCGGCGTGATCCGCGGCGCGACGGTCGAGCAGGACGAGATCCGCCAGCCGGTGAGCGACGTGCCCGCGGCCAAGCCGCACGCCTTCGGGGGCCGTCCCCGCCTGCTGGTCTCCACCCAGGACGACCCGCAGGGGCAGCGGTCCTACGACCTGACCACCCCGGTGACCCTGCTCGGCAGGGGCACCGACTGTGATCTACGGCTGGTCGACCCGGGTGTGTCCCGGCACCACGCCGAGCTGCGCGTGGAGGGTCCCCAGGTCGTGCTCGTCGACCTCGGCTCCACGAACGGCACCTTCGTCAACGGCCAGCCGGTACGCCGGGTCGAGCTCCAGAACGGCACTCGCGTGACGCTGGGGCGGACGACTCTGGTTTTCCGGCGCGATTAA
- a CDS encoding hemolysin family protein: MSITGALLLGVALLIGNAFFVAAEFAVISARRHRLEELAGKGGRLTRVAARAAVRGGRELSLMLAGAQLGITLCSLGLGMVTEPAIEHLLEPVFAAVGLPESLRVPISLVIALALVTFLHMVIGEMAPKSWALTHPETAAMGLALPFRGFTWLVRPVLASLNALTNAVLRLFGVHPRDELATTRTPVQLAMLVGESGRMGLLDRDEHDLLTRALRVHQQPVERLMLPIGQATCVTRDATDEQVRRTAADSGHLRLLVNSGRPDDVLGVLHVRDVLVRPGAGPAELARPVPRLDKSTTIPEAVSVLQDAHAHVGLVTDGGGKVAGMVSLTDLLGELLDVRVLVTG, encoded by the coding sequence ATGAGCATCACCGGAGCCCTGCTGCTGGGCGTGGCCCTGTTGATCGGCAACGCCTTCTTCGTCGCCGCCGAGTTCGCGGTCATCTCGGCCCGCAGGCATCGCCTGGAGGAGCTGGCGGGCAAGGGCGGCCGGTTGACCCGGGTCGCCGCCCGCGCCGCCGTACGCGGCGGCAGGGAGCTCTCCCTGATGCTGGCCGGTGCCCAGCTCGGCATCACGCTGTGCTCGCTCGGCCTGGGCATGGTGACCGAGCCGGCCATCGAGCACCTGCTGGAGCCGGTCTTCGCCGCGGTCGGCCTGCCCGAGTCGCTGCGGGTGCCCATCTCGCTGGTGATAGCGCTGGCGCTGGTCACCTTCCTGCACATGGTGATCGGGGAGATGGCCCCCAAGTCGTGGGCGCTGACCCACCCGGAGACCGCGGCGATGGGCCTGGCGCTGCCGTTCCGCGGCTTCACCTGGCTGGTCCGGCCGGTGCTGGCCTCTCTCAACGCCCTGACCAACGCGGTGCTGAGGCTGTTCGGCGTGCACCCCAGGGACGAGCTGGCCACCACCAGGACCCCGGTCCAGCTCGCCATGCTGGTCGGCGAGTCCGGCCGGATGGGCCTGCTCGACCGGGACGAGCACGACCTGCTGACCCGGGCCCTGCGGGTCCACCAGCAGCCGGTCGAGCGCCTGATGCTGCCCATCGGGCAGGCCACCTGCGTGACCCGGGACGCCACCGACGAGCAGGTGCGCCGCACGGCCGCCGACAGCGGGCACCTGCGCCTGCTGGTCAACTCGGGCAGGCCGGACGACGTCCTGGGCGTGCTGCACGTCAGAGACGTCCTGGTCCGTCCCGGGGCGGGCCCCGCCGAGCTCGCCCGGCCGGTGCCCAGGCTGGACAAGAGCACGACGATCCCCGAGGCGGTCTCCGTGCTCCAGGACGCCCACGCCCATGTGGGCCTCGTCACGGACGGCGGCGGCAAGGTGGCCGGCATGGTCAGCCTCACCGATCTGCTCGGTGAGCTCCTGGACGTCCGGGTCCTCGTCACGGGTTGA